Below is a window of Anopheles merus strain MAF unplaced genomic scaffold, AmerM5.1 LNR4000451, whole genome shotgun sequence DNA.
aaaaagccgcatcacagttgatttcaaaggactttttctaaattcccttaaactggtgcagtttaagggaagtttaaggctccagtttaagagAATTTGCTCGACatttatgcgcacggttaagccgcccgccggttaatttgcccccggataatcgacgttctactgtatatGGGATAATTTCaagcgaaaccatacaacagtacagagggaaAGATAAAGCTCCACTGTATAAactatcccaccaacagatggaaagaatgaaaatttaatttacaatcGCGGAATAATACTGAGAAGACCCAAGAAGCGTGACTCCTTTGCCGAACCATGAATAACCAAAAATACAAagaacagaaaataaaaataaaagaagagaAGATAATTCTGGCCACTCTGCGCCATTGAACAATACAAGTAGCCCTCGTATTACGCGGTATCTCGAATACGCGTGTTAGGaaacgcggttttctaaatttgataaTTCTTTTACAAAATGGTACTGATTTGATTAATCAATtatcaaatgcaaaaaaattaCCCTATTTGCCCAAATTAATGGCCAAATTTTACACATCATTCAAAAGATGAATAACGTATTTCGGAGACAGcctgtatgtttgtttgtttttttttacatcaagTCGTTTACAACCGTGTTAAAACGGGTTCGGCATTCGTTCAAGCAGGTTTGAAAACTAACAAAGCATCGGACAAACAAACTCGCCTttggtttttcgtttttctttctgtgAGAACAACAATACTACACGCTGCTACCTCGTGTTTGTACAAATTAATAGCAATAAAGTCCCGCCGTTTGATAATAATTTCTACACCCAATCAACCAAGTGTTCCTTATATCTTAGTATCATGGCATCACAGAAGAGTGACGAAAGCTGCATGGATAGTTCCACCAAAATTAATATTCCTCCAGTACCAGCTAAAAACGATCAAAGTCGAAACGATCCAGAATGCTCAGGCTTCGATGATCTTCTGACGGATAGTACTAGTTATTACAATAACGCTAAAAAATACTGGTCGAATGTGTCTCCCACGGTAGATGGGATGCTAGGCGGATTCGGCAGTATATCGTTCATCGATATTCGTGGCTCggaacagtttttgaagcagctctacaaacaaaaacctgcTCCCGGACGCAAATGGGCCTTGGACTGTGGTGCCGGCATCGGTAGAATCAGCAAAAACCTACTTCTGCCATGGTTTGACCAAGTGGATCTCGTAGAGCAGGATGAGCATTTCTGCGAAACTGCCCGTAAGGAATTAGTAGACTTTACCTCAAAATTGGGAACAGTATTCAACTCAGGATTGCAAGACTTCATCCCGGAGGAAGGACGATACGATATAATCTGGGCACAGTGGGTACTGGGCCACCTGACGGATGAAGACGCGGTCCAATTTTTTGTTCGTTGTGCGAAAGGGCTCGCTCGCGGAGGAATGATAGTGATAAAGGAAAATTTTACGACGAGCAATGTAGTAGACGTGGACCGAACCGATTCATCAGTTACAAGACCATTGTTACAGATGAAACAACTGCTTAAGCAAGGTAATATGCGCGTCGTCAAGGAGCAACGTCAAACAAGCTTTCCCAAAGAACTCTATCCCGTGTACATGTTGGCGCTAAGGCCTATAATAAAGAACTAAAATTGCACACAAATCCACCGTGAACTCTGTCTCTAGATATCTTTTAGTGCtttctttatattttgaataatacgttctttttatttccctATCCTTTGATGATAACTATAATTCCGTAGTTTACCCCAGTAAAACCAGCATCCAGAGAAACCCCTGAAAAGCTTACAAACATCATGCAcactattttctttattttgctaCACTTCTTCACTTATTTTTCCATCATATCATCAGTTACCCTGCCAGAATCTCATAGCAATTCACAACATTGCATGCATTGTAATCTTTAGAAAAATGACCTTGCATATGAGATAGGATTGGATTAATCTCTGGAAGGAAATCCAACTAGTATTCAGAAATAGCATGTATCAAAAGTGAATGGTTAACATAAAATTCAAAGGTTCGTTGGTGCATTTTTAAGGTTAAAGGGAGGATTGAACGAGCCGACAAAGTTTCAATAGCATTCAGTTATGAATTCAAGGTTGATGCCCTAAGAAAAGTAATCACATTAAAATAGCGTATGTTGCCGTTATGCAAGATACCGTATCATAAACTAATTGCACCCTGTGAGCTTAAGTCTTGGGAGCTACACCTACAACATCGTTCCTTCTATTCTTGAATGCTCATACCTTTAGTTAGTAGCTGATATCATGGTTGTGAAGAAAATCAGCACATATTGATCaatttttaaaagcattttttgcCCTACGTGTGACTGTTTTTATCCAGCCTTGTGGTGAAGTGAGTCAACCGCAACACTCCTTtccaaaatcaatcaaaaatgtttaCTG
It encodes the following:
- the LOC121602436 gene encoding N-terminal Xaa-Pro-Lys N-methyltransferase 1-like, with protein sequence MASQKSDESCMDSSTKINIPPVPAKNDQSRNDPECSGFDDLLTDSTSYYNNAKKYWSNVSPTVDGMLGGFGSISFIDIRGSEQFLKQLYKQKPAPGRKWALDCGAGIGRISKNLLLPWFDQVDLVEQDEHFCETARKELVDFTSKLGTVFNSGLQDFIPEEGRYDIIWAQWVLGHLTDEDAVQFFVRCAKGLARGGMIVIKENFTTSNVVDVDRTDSSVTRPLLQMKQLLKQGNMRVVKEQRQTSFPKELYPVYMLALRPIIKN